From a single Armatimonadota bacterium genomic region:
- a CDS encoding menaquinone biosynthesis decarboxylase — translation MAYRDFQHFLDTLQAQGELKTIAEPLSPYLEITEVADRVMKAGGPALLFQNPVGPPHRLGTPNPKSAVMNNPSIDPAARLGGQFSYPYPVAINTMGTRKRMSMALGCGDFEEHAARIAALLKPEIPKGPKEALALLPKLLELKDAPPKRVDKALCQEVVLTGDDIDLTKLPILTCWPEDGGPFVTLPLVFTHDPNSGKRNVGMYRVQLHDKRTCGMHWQMHKTGMRHMEDAGEKRQKIEVAVCLGGDPVYNFAAISPLPPGIDEMLFAGFLRRERVATVKCKTVDVQVPADCEFVIEGYIDPAERRLEGPFGDHTGYYSLAGDFPVLHVTALTMRERPVYPATIVGQPPMEDGWMGKAVERIFLPMIQLTTPEIVDMNLPVEATFHNMAFVKIKKKYPGHAYKVMNAIWGLGGLAFTKFVFIFDEDCDVQDIGEVLFRIGANCDPGRDTLHSRGPVDQLDHASVAEGFGGKIGFDCTHKWPGENGFARDYPKLITMAPDVVAKIDSLWPKLGL, via the coding sequence ATGGCCTACCGCGACTTCCAACACTTCCTGGACACGCTCCAAGCTCAAGGCGAGCTCAAAACCATTGCCGAGCCCCTAAGCCCCTATCTCGAAATCACCGAAGTCGCCGATCGCGTCATGAAAGCCGGGGGACCGGCCCTGCTATTCCAAAACCCGGTCGGCCCGCCCCACCGGTTGGGGACACCCAACCCGAAGTCGGCGGTGATGAACAACCCCTCCATCGACCCAGCGGCCCGCCTTGGAGGGCAGTTCAGCTACCCCTACCCCGTGGCCATCAACACCATGGGCACCCGCAAGCGGATGTCCATGGCATTAGGGTGCGGCGACTTTGAAGAGCATGCCGCCCGCATCGCCGCCTTGCTCAAGCCGGAAATCCCCAAAGGGCCAAAGGAAGCCCTCGCCCTGCTCCCCAAACTCCTGGAACTCAAAGACGCCCCGCCGAAACGGGTCGACAAGGCGCTCTGCCAAGAAGTCGTGCTGACCGGGGACGACATTGACCTCACCAAACTCCCGATCCTCACCTGCTGGCCAGAAGATGGCGGCCCCTTCGTCACCCTGCCCCTGGTCTTCACTCACGACCCAAATTCCGGTAAACGCAACGTGGGCATGTACCGGGTTCAACTCCACGATAAGCGCACGTGTGGCATGCACTGGCAAATGCACAAAACCGGGATGCGGCACATGGAAGACGCCGGGGAGAAACGGCAAAAAATCGAAGTCGCCGTCTGCCTGGGCGGAGACCCGGTCTACAACTTTGCCGCCATCAGCCCCCTGCCGCCCGGAATCGACGAAATGCTCTTTGCTGGATTCTTGCGCCGGGAACGGGTGGCCACCGTCAAATGCAAGACCGTTGATGTGCAGGTGCCCGCCGATTGCGAGTTCGTCATCGAAGGCTACATCGATCCGGCCGAGCGACGGCTCGAGGGCCCGTTCGGCGACCACACCGGCTACTATTCGCTGGCCGGGGACTTCCCCGTCCTCCACGTCACCGCTCTGACAATGCGCGAGCGGCCCGTCTACCCCGCCACAATTGTCGGCCAGCCCCCCATGGAAGACGGGTGGATGGGCAAGGCGGTTGAGCGGATCTTTTTGCCGATGATCCAGCTTACAACCCCGGAAATCGTGGACATGAACCTGCCCGTGGAGGCCACGTTCCACAACATGGCGTTTGTCAAAATCAAAAAGAAGTATCCCGGCCACGCCTACAAGGTGATGAATGCCATTTGGGGGCTGGGCGGGCTAGCCTTCACCAAATTCGTGTTCATCTTCGACGAAGATTGCGACGTGCAAGATATCGGCGAAGTGCTGTTCCGCATCGGGGCCAACTGCGACCCGGGTCGGGATACTCTGCACTCGCGCGGGCCGGTGGACCAGCTCGACCACGCTTCGGTGGCGGAGGGGTTCGGCGGCAAAATCGGATTCGATTGCACGCACAAATGGCCCGGCGAAAATGGCTTTGCCCGGGATTACCCCAAGCTCATCACGATGGCCCCCGACGTCGTAGCCAAAATCGATTCGCTCTGGCCAAAATTGGGATTGTGA
- a CDS encoding PEP-CTERM sorting domain-containing protein yields the protein MKTILIGGLIAGASLAQAQFILAVDSGNDRIVKLSAFDGSVIDANFIVDAASATTYDFGTPKEAIVVNNQIWVSDQISDAVFIFDMAGTYVSKITAPLDNVRGLGQVGNEVWVTNDGAANGGTVDTVYRFDLSGNSLGSFTTLGTSPFDVVEYQGNALVGDFSTHDIDRYSPAGTFIDQFYAGNGTGGAIAGVQQLLVEGTDVYAAGFSSTAGLFRYNSAGVQTGFWQTSPSNALRGVVRLGNGQMLVSGGTRLSTIDTTSGATADISNVVGDSWQYLTYVNPVPEPASMALLALGALALGKRRKK from the coding sequence ATGAAAACAATCTTGATCGGGGGCCTCATTGCCGGCGCCTCGCTGGCCCAAGCCCAGTTCATCCTCGCGGTTGACAGCGGAAATGACCGCATCGTCAAGCTCAGCGCCTTCGACGGCTCCGTCATCGACGCCAATTTCATCGTCGATGCGGCCAGTGCCACAACCTACGACTTCGGCACGCCGAAAGAAGCCATCGTCGTCAACAACCAAATCTGGGTCAGCGACCAGATTTCTGACGCAGTCTTCATTTTTGACATGGCCGGAACCTACGTCTCCAAGATCACGGCTCCGCTCGATAACGTCCGCGGACTGGGCCAGGTCGGGAACGAGGTCTGGGTGACCAACGACGGCGCCGCCAATGGCGGCACGGTGGACACCGTCTACCGATTCGACCTTTCCGGAAACAGCCTAGGGAGCTTCACCACCCTGGGAACAAGCCCATTTGATGTCGTCGAATACCAGGGCAACGCCCTGGTCGGCGATTTCAGCACCCACGACATCGACCGGTACAGCCCGGCCGGAACATTCATCGACCAATTCTATGCCGGGAACGGGACCGGCGGGGCGATTGCCGGTGTCCAGCAGCTACTGGTTGAAGGAACCGACGTTTATGCCGCCGGGTTTTCCAGCACGGCGGGCCTTTTCCGCTACAACAGCGCCGGCGTTCAAACCGGATTTTGGCAAACCAGCCCCAGCAACGCCTTGCGCGGCGTGGTCCGGCTCGGAAACGGACAAATGCTTGTGTCGGGCGGCACCCGGCTTTCAACCATTGACACGACCAGCGGCGCAACCGCCGATATCTCCAATGTCGTTGGCGACAGCTGGCAATACCTGACCTATGTCAATCCCGTGCCAGAACCGGCTTCCATGGCATTGCTCGCCTTGGGGGCACTCGCCCTCGGCAAACGGCGCAAAAAGTAA
- a CDS encoding TfoX/Sxy family protein codes for MVYRPLRYEQMMKAAEGLDVRARRMFEGMAIYSGEKMFAFLVEDEIGLKLSPGDIQEAMNIDGAEPMRASAQAEPMREYVRMPKQVLDNYDSFVNWVRKSADYATGQTVN; via the coding sequence ATGGTGTACCGGCCACTCCGCTACGAACAAATGATGAAAGCCGCCGAAGGCCTCGATGTCCGCGCAAGAAGGATGTTCGAAGGCATGGCGATCTACTCCGGCGAAAAAATGTTCGCCTTCCTCGTTGAAGATGAAATCGGGCTCAAACTCTCCCCAGGGGATATTCAAGAAGCCATGAACATCGACGGCGCCGAACCGATGCGGGCCAGCGCCCAAGCCGAACCGATGCGCGAATACGTCCGTATGCCCAAGCAGGTCTTGGACAACTATGACTCCTTCGTCAATTGGGTTCGGAAAAGCGCCGACTACGCAACCGGGCAAACCGTCAACTAA
- the pfkA gene encoding 6-phosphofructokinase, which yields MKKIAVITSGGDAPGMNAAVRGVVRSALHRGVEVLGFLHGYRGIISEETLPLASTSVGGIISQGGTTLRTARCPEFREKAGREQAIQVLQENNVDGLVVIGGDGSLTGARALVEEFGFPVMGIPGSIDNDIAGTDFSIGFDTAVNTALQAIDKIRDTAYSHERVFVIEVMGRNNGFIALEVALSGGAEAVLIPEVPFSLLEICDNLRNARQRGKRSSIIVVAEGAARAGDVKSFVQKNTGFEARESVLGHMQRGGSPTSFDRVLALRLGAFAANRLISGFSGEMVGVDGGKLVHHPLSYILSTERTIDPDKLLLVDMMAN from the coding sequence GTGAAAAAAATCGCCGTCATCACCAGCGGGGGGGATGCCCCCGGAATGAATGCCGCCGTCCGCGGCGTCGTCCGCAGTGCCCTCCACCGAGGGGTTGAAGTGCTCGGGTTCCTCCACGGATACCGCGGGATCATTTCCGAAGAAACCCTGCCGCTGGCATCCACTTCGGTCGGCGGCATCATCAGCCAAGGAGGGACAACCCTCCGGACGGCCAGATGCCCTGAATTCCGGGAAAAGGCCGGGCGCGAACAAGCCATCCAAGTCCTCCAAGAAAACAACGTCGACGGGCTGGTCGTCATCGGCGGCGACGGGTCGCTGACCGGGGCAAGGGCGTTGGTCGAAGAATTCGGGTTCCCGGTCATGGGAATCCCCGGCAGCATCGACAACGACATCGCCGGGACGGATTTCAGCATTGGATTCGACACCGCTGTCAACACGGCCCTCCAAGCCATCGACAAAATCCGCGACACCGCCTATTCCCACGAACGCGTCTTCGTCATCGAAGTCATGGGGCGGAACAACGGCTTCATCGCCTTGGAAGTCGCTTTGTCTGGCGGGGCCGAAGCCGTGCTCATTCCCGAAGTCCCGTTCTCTCTCCTTGAAATCTGCGACAACCTCCGCAACGCCCGCCAAAGGGGCAAACGCAGTTCGATTATCGTGGTTGCCGAAGGTGCCGCACGGGCGGGGGACGTCAAATCGTTTGTGCAAAAGAACACCGGGTTCGAAGCCAGGGAATCCGTTCTCGGGCATATGCAACGGGGTGGATCTCCCACATCGTTCGACCGGGTCCTGGCCCTCCGGCTTGGAGCCTTTGCCGCCAACCGCCTCATCAGCGGGTTCAGCGGCGAAATGGTCGGCGTCGACGGCGGCAAGCTCGTCCACCATCCGCTGAGTTACATCCTGAGCACCGAGCGCACCATCGACCCCGATAAGTTGCTCCTGGTCGACATGATGGCGAACTGA
- a CDS encoding 1-phosphofructokinase family hexose kinase — protein sequence MVLSVTLNPALDQTIRVDGIQPHDTNRVLSMATDAGGKGINLSRIVAELGGETVATGFLGGQTGDFIRRVIQRQGVRDEFLTVQGETRTNFNVESGDGPPTTFNARGAEVTAEEWHRFVAHFTGLCTGADWVALGGSLPPGLRPEVFAMLGTIAKQAGARLVLDADGEAMRAGMASHPDFIKPNVKEAERLLQRPLAGNRDAIARAARDLFDLLASGNLADPAVVISRGAEGAVLCCRQGLFEAEPIAIQARSTIGSGDSLIGGMLYALGRGHVWPEALQWGNAAGAATAMTDGSEIGRKNVIAELIEKSKVSKLNK from the coding sequence ATGGTTCTCAGCGTCACCCTTAACCCCGCCCTCGACCAAACCATCCGGGTGGATGGCATCCAACCCCACGATACCAACCGGGTTCTTTCTATGGCCACCGATGCCGGGGGGAAAGGCATCAACCTCTCCCGAATCGTCGCCGAACTCGGTGGGGAAACCGTGGCCACCGGATTTTTGGGGGGCCAAACCGGCGATTTCATCCGCCGAGTCATCCAACGCCAGGGGGTTCGCGACGAATTCCTCACCGTGCAAGGAGAAACCAGGACGAACTTCAATGTCGAATCCGGCGATGGCCCTCCGACCACCTTCAATGCCCGCGGTGCCGAAGTCACCGCCGAAGAATGGCACCGATTCGTTGCCCATTTCACCGGATTGTGCACGGGTGCCGACTGGGTCGCCCTGGGGGGGTCTTTACCGCCGGGGCTCAGGCCCGAAGTTTTTGCGATGCTCGGCACCATCGCCAAGCAGGCCGGGGCCCGACTCGTGCTCGATGCCGATGGCGAAGCGATGCGCGCAGGCATGGCCTCACACCCGGACTTTATCAAGCCCAATGTCAAAGAAGCGGAGCGGTTGTTGCAACGCCCCCTCGCCGGCAACCGGGATGCCATCGCCCGGGCGGCTCGGGATCTCTTTGACCTGTTGGCCAGCGGCAATCTGGCTGATCCGGCTGTTGTCATCTCCAGAGGTGCCGAGGGCGCGGTGCTCTGCTGCCGCCAAGGTCTCTTTGAAGCCGAGCCGATTGCCATCCAAGCACGCTCGACGATCGGCAGCGGCGATTCCCTCATCGGAGGGATGCTTTATGCATTGGGACGCGGCCACGTTTGGCCCGAGGCACTCCAATGGGGCAACGCGGCCGGTGCCGCCACCGCCATGACCGATGGTTCGGAAATCGGGCGCAAAAATGTCATTGCCGAACTTATTGAAAAATCGAAAGTCAGCAAACTCAACAAGTAA
- a CDS encoding protease complex subunit PrcB family protein: MKAGHVIALCIFCTAAGAQLGGQPIPLGGTPVGGQLGGSSQQLPSPYKAIQYKNVAQGVYSRINQSRTDVVTNGQGWQKLYSAMAGDTREGQTPAPVLCDFNKFDLLVIHLGQQRTAGFSTYVSMVRREKGSEVTVDVVINQPAPNAVSAQVLTSPYVVAVVEKQNVPYVFRSTFGYANPSAIGGSPCNCNCGCPYCGSGRSGTGNGQSFNPFGPEICPPFPRGGRGGE, from the coding sequence ATGAAAGCTGGACATGTCATCGCCCTCTGCATTTTCTGCACCGCCGCGGGAGCCCAACTCGGCGGGCAACCTATCCCCCTTGGCGGAACTCCCGTCGGTGGGCAACTCGGCGGATCATCCCAACAACTCCCCAGCCCTTACAAGGCCATCCAATACAAAAACGTCGCCCAAGGGGTCTATTCCCGCATCAACCAATCCAGGACTGATGTCGTCACCAACGGCCAAGGGTGGCAAAAACTCTATTCCGCCATGGCCGGCGACACCCGGGAAGGCCAAACGCCCGCCCCAGTTCTTTGCGATTTCAACAAATTCGACCTCCTGGTGATCCACCTGGGGCAACAGAGGACAGCCGGGTTCAGCACCTACGTCAGCATGGTGAGGCGAGAAAAAGGCAGCGAGGTCACCGTGGATGTCGTCATCAACCAACCGGCTCCGAACGCCGTTTCTGCCCAAGTTCTTACCAGCCCTTACGTCGTTGCTGTGGTGGAAAAGCAGAATGTGCCTTACGTGTTCCGCAGCACATTCGGATACGCCAACCCATCTGCCATTGGCGGGAGCCCATGCAATTGCAATTGCGGTTGCCCGTACTGCGGCTCCGGACGCAGCGGCACCGGCAACGGCCAGTCATTCAACCCGTTTGGTCCGGAGATCTGCCCCCCGTTCCCCAGGGGCGGTCGCGGGGGCGAATAA